Proteins encoded by one window of Methylovirgula ligni:
- a CDS encoding glutathione S-transferase family protein: protein MRLYSENSSPFSAPVRIAIYAKSLDIEIVAPPGGLRSAQYHAINPLGTIPCLILDGGARLPESSAIIEYLEEKFPQPRLLPEGAEARANVRLLQRIGELHIAAQTVELAQAAPNTEESATRLTRLVRGLSALQTLLSGTPFAAGPELTLADCQLAPALFRVPRVVAPLVNRDLIAAYPAVARYVETSRKHPAVARVLDELGAALDK, encoded by the coding sequence ATGCGGCTTTATTCGGAAAACTCCTCGCCGTTTTCCGCGCCGGTGCGCATCGCTATTTATGCCAAATCCCTCGATATCGAGATCGTCGCCCCGCCCGGCGGCCTGCGCTCGGCCCAATATCACGCCATCAATCCGCTCGGCACGATCCCTTGCCTCATTCTCGACGGGGGCGCCCGGCTGCCGGAATCCTCGGCAATCATCGAATATCTCGAAGAAAAATTTCCCCAGCCTCGGCTGTTGCCCGAGGGCGCCGAGGCGCGCGCCAATGTGCGGCTCCTGCAACGCATCGGCGAATTGCACATCGCCGCCCAGACAGTCGAACTCGCCCAGGCCGCCCCCAATACCGAGGAAAGCGCCACCCGGCTGACACGGCTGGTGCGCGGGCTCTCGGCGCTGCAAACCTTGTTGAGCGGCACGCCTTTCGCCGCCGGCCCGGAGCTGACACTGGCCGACTGCCAATTGGCGCCAGCGCTTTTCCGCGTGCCGCGCGTCGTCGCCCCGCTGGTCAATCGCGACCTCATCGCGGCCTACCCGGCGGTGGCCCGCTATGTCGAAACCAGCCGCAAGCACCCGGCCGTCGCGCGCGTGCTCGACGAGCTCGGCGCCGCGCTCGACAAGTGA
- a CDS encoding L,D-transpeptidase gives MSTLSQRAGIAPAVFAFVGTVMLGAVAPTLAAQQDVHFSTAYPAGEIIISQRQRALYFTEGDGRAIRYPVAIGKRGMAWLGEASVEGKYLAPNWSPPAIVAHDHPYLPHFIPGGSPHNPMGAAAITLSRYQVAIHGTTKAMRRSIGTAASYGCIRMYNEDVVDLYQRVNVGTPVLAIP, from the coding sequence ATGAGCACCTTGAGTCAGCGGGCTGGCATTGCGCCGGCCGTGTTCGCGTTCGTTGGTACTGTCATGCTCGGCGCGGTCGCGCCGACCCTAGCCGCGCAGCAGGACGTTCACTTCTCGACCGCCTATCCGGCCGGCGAGATCATCATCAGCCAGCGTCAGCGCGCACTTTATTTCACCGAGGGCGACGGCCGCGCCATCCGCTATCCGGTCGCGATCGGCAAGCGCGGCATGGCCTGGCTCGGCGAAGCCTCGGTCGAGGGTAAATATCTGGCGCCGAACTGGTCGCCGCCGGCCATCGTCGCGCACGATCATCCGTATCTGCCGCATTTCATCCCCGGCGGCTCGCCGCACAACCCGATGGGGGCGGCGGCAATCACCCTGTCGCGCTATCAGGTTGCGATCCACGGCACCACCAAGGCCATGCGCCGCTCGATCGGCACCGCCGCCTCCTATGGCTGCATCCGCATGTATAACGAGGACGTGGTCGACCTCTATCAGCGGGTCAATGTCGGAACGCCGGTTCTCGCTATTCCCTGA
- a CDS encoding DUF1223 domain-containing protein yields the protein MGFLRQSWVIAGLFASTAALAAPTSGAIGGVVELFTSQGCSSCPPADRLLTKLAGRPDTVALTFAINYWDYIGWKDTLAAPEFTARQQAYANSRTDPHVYTPEAVIDGLFDAVGSDGAAIEKAIAHGKSGGMALSVPAHLRESGGKLEIDIGRGAAEPAGIYVLRVARTRTVLISRGENSGRSVTYTNVVRAIRKVGDWDGAPLSLNLTELRSDDEGYVVLLQRGSLGQPGAILGAAKSEGL from the coding sequence TTGGGTTTTCTGCGACAGAGTTGGGTGATTGCGGGGCTCTTCGCGAGCACCGCCGCGCTTGCCGCGCCGACGTCCGGCGCCATCGGCGGCGTCGTTGAGCTTTTCACGTCGCAGGGCTGCTCGTCCTGCCCGCCCGCCGACCGCCTTTTGACCAAATTGGCCGGCCGGCCCGACACCGTGGCGCTGACCTTCGCCATCAATTATTGGGACTATATCGGCTGGAAGGATACGCTTGCGGCGCCGGAATTCACCGCCCGGCAGCAGGCCTATGCCAACAGCCGCACCGATCCGCACGTCTACACCCCCGAAGCCGTGATTGACGGCCTCTTTGATGCCGTCGGCAGCGACGGTGCGGCGATCGAAAAAGCCATTGCGCATGGCAAGTCCGGCGGCATGGCTCTGAGCGTTCCCGCGCATCTGCGCGAATCCGGCGGCAAACTGGAAATCGACATCGGCCGCGGCGCCGCCGAACCGGCGGGGATTTATGTGCTGCGGGTCGCCAGGACGCGCACGGTACTGATTTCACGCGGCGAGAACTCGGGTCGCAGCGTCACCTACACGAACGTGGTGCGCGCCATCCGCAAGGTCGGCGACTGGGACGGCGCGCCGCTGAGCCTCAACCTCACGGAATTGCGCAGCGACGACGAAGGCTATGTCGTCTTGTTGCAGCGTGGCTCGCTGGGGCAGCCGGGCGCGATCCTCGGTGCGGCCAAGAGTGAAGGTCTTTAA
- the fabA gene encoding bifunctional 3-hydroxydecanoyl-ACP dehydratase/trans-2-decenoyl-ACP isomerase, whose translation MSERRSSFDYEDLIACGRGDLFGPGNPQLPLPPMLMFDRIATISEQGGANGKGTIRAEFAIKPDHWFFGCHFKGDPVMPGCLGLDALWQLLGFYLGWLGLQGRGRALGVGEVKFTEQVLPTVKRLIYGVDLKRVFNTKLVLGIADGWLEADGQRIYHATDLKVGLFKAAPSSAT comes from the coding sequence ATGAGCGAGCGACGCTCCAGCTTCGATTACGAAGACCTCATTGCCTGCGGCCGCGGCGATCTGTTCGGCCCCGGCAATCCGCAATTGCCGCTGCCGCCAATGTTGATGTTCGACAGGATCGCCACCATTTCCGAGCAGGGCGGCGCCAATGGCAAAGGCACGATCCGCGCCGAATTTGCGATCAAGCCGGATCATTGGTTCTTCGGCTGTCACTTCAAGGGCGATCCGGTCATGCCGGGCTGTCTCGGCTTGGATGCGCTGTGGCAATTGCTCGGCTTCTATCTCGGCTGGCTCGGCCTGCAGGGACGCGGCCGGGCGCTTGGCGTCGGCGAGGTGAAATTCACCGAGCAGGTGCTGCCGACGGTCAAGCGGCTGATCTACGGGGTCGATCTCAAGCGCGTCTTCAATACCAAACTGGTGTTGGGCATCGCCGATGGTTGGCTCGAAGCCGATGGCCAGCGCATCTATCATGCGACGGATCTTAAAGTCGGCCTGTTCAAGGCCGCACCATCATCGGCAACCTGA
- the fabI gene encoding enoyl-ACP reductase FabI, producing MPDQRQGERQGLMQGKRGLVMGVANDHSIAWGVASALAKEGAELAFTYQGEALGKRVKPLAQSLGSSLVLPCDVENLNDVDAVFAAIAETWGSLDFLVHCIAYSDRNELRGRYADTSRENFQRTLLISAFSFTEAAKRAAALMPNGGSLLTLTFGGATRAMPNYNVMGIAKAALEASVRYLATDFGPVGIRVNAISAGPVRTLAGAGITDARAMFNYEKLHAPLRRAITIEDVGGAGLYLLSDLARCVTGEIHYVDAGYSIIAMPRPERLKLDPQAEAEGG from the coding sequence ATGCCTGATCAGCGCCAAGGCGAGCGTCAGGGCTTGATGCAGGGCAAGCGCGGCCTCGTCATGGGGGTCGCCAACGATCATTCGATCGCCTGGGGCGTCGCCAGCGCGCTCGCCAAAGAGGGCGCGGAGCTTGCCTTCACCTATCAGGGCGAGGCGCTGGGCAAGCGCGTCAAGCCGCTGGCGCAGAGCCTCGGCTCCTCGCTGGTGCTGCCGTGCGATGTCGAAAACCTCAACGATGTCGACGCGGTCTTCGCGGCGATCGCCGAAACCTGGGGCTCGCTCGACTTCCTCGTCCATTGCATCGCCTATTCCGACCGCAACGAATTGCGCGGCCGCTATGCCGACACGTCGCGGGAGAATTTCCAGCGCACGCTGCTGATCTCCGCTTTCTCCTTCACGGAGGCGGCCAAGCGCGCCGCCGCTCTGATGCCCAACGGCGGCTCGCTGCTCACGCTGACCTTCGGCGGCGCGACACGTGCCATGCCCAACTATAACGTCATGGGCATCGCCAAGGCGGCGCTGGAAGCTTCTGTGCGCTACCTCGCCACCGATTTCGGCCCCGTGGGCATCAGGGTGAATGCGATCTCGGCCGGGCCGGTGCGCACGCTGGCGGGCGCCGGCATCACCGACGCCCGCGCCATGTTCAATTACGAAAAGCTGCACGCACCCCTGCGCCGCGCCATCACCATCGAGGACGTCGGCGGCGCGGGGCTCTACCTCTTGAGCGACCTTGCCCGCTGCGTCACCGGCGAGATCCATTATGTCGACGCCGGCTACAGCATCATCGCCATGCCGCGGCCGGAGCGTCTCAAGCTCGACCCGCAGGCCGAGGCGGAGGGCGGCTGA
- a CDS encoding L,D-transpeptidase, with product MSLINRRNLLLGAATAGASFTLAGCVSTQSGPGFEADASVPQQPATPPPAAPAADLIAQADETNGPINYSAMYAGFQDGNFPVPPVKLSQIKKGFMRKLVDYQTVEQPGTIVIDPAARYLYHVLPNGKAMRYGIGPGREGFMWSGVAEIHSKQEWPDWYPPKEMIAREPQLRKELAQLQSGIGMHGGPGNPLGARAMYLWQGNKDTLYRIHGTVEPSSIGTHASSGCIRMINQDAIDLYQQTPVGTRVVVLGHAQPKMS from the coding sequence ATGAGCCTCATCAATCGTCGCAATCTTCTGCTCGGCGCCGCCACAGCGGGCGCTTCCTTCACCCTCGCCGGCTGTGTCTCGACCCAGTCGGGCCCCGGCTTCGAGGCCGATGCGTCCGTGCCGCAGCAGCCGGCGACTCCGCCCCCGGCGGCGCCCGCGGCGGACTTGATCGCCCAGGCCGACGAGACGAACGGGCCGATCAATTATTCTGCGATGTACGCCGGCTTTCAGGACGGCAATTTTCCGGTCCCGCCGGTCAAGCTTTCGCAGATCAAGAAGGGCTTCATGCGCAAGCTCGTCGATTATCAGACCGTCGAGCAGCCCGGCACGATCGTCATCGACCCTGCCGCGCGCTATCTCTATCACGTGCTGCCCAACGGCAAGGCGATGCGCTACGGCATCGGCCCCGGCCGCGAAGGTTTCATGTGGTCGGGCGTCGCCGAAATCCATTCCAAGCAGGAATGGCCGGACTGGTATCCGCCGAAGGAGATGATCGCCCGCGAGCCGCAATTGCGCAAAGAGCTCGCGCAATTACAGAGTGGCATCGGCATGCACGGCGGCCCGGGCAATCCGCTCGGCGCCCGCGCCATGTACCTCTGGCAGGGCAACAAGGACACGCTCTACCGCATCCACGGCACCGTCGAACCCTCGTCGATCGGCACGCATGCCTCCTCGGGCTGTATCCGCATGATCAACCAGGACGCGATCGACCTTTACCAGCAGACGCCGGTCGGCACCCGGGTCGTCGTGCTCGGCCATGCCCAGCCGAAGATGAGCTGA
- a CDS encoding CHASE3 domain-containing protein, with protein sequence MPARRASLISSVPLLIGFVLLFIAAVSTAFLAHQQQEIDTRIRHTFQVNDTLERIQTLTTDAESGQRGYLLTNRLAYLDPYNLARRALPQELDTLQSELGGSSTPELTDLRAAAAEKLAELQSTIDLRAANNPAAALAIVNNDSGRRLMDRIHKTLAALHSAQEHLLENRSVEAAQLNASRSTLLLGSVLLVIVLGIGTLLDNRRRVTALQLANNRLQAEATVRRAAETQVRQLQKMEAVGQLTGGIAHDFNNMLAIIVGSLDLARRRLTAGDTGGTGRYITNASEGAQRAAVLTSRLLAFSRKQALEPKVFDANKLVGGMSELLRSTIGEQIQIETVLAGGLWRTFADPAQVETALLNLAVNARDAMPDGGKLTIETANTYLDERYAAAHNEVAVGQYVMVSATDTGAGMAPDVVERAFEPFFSTKGSGRGTGLGLSQVFGFIKQSNGHVKIYSEPGEGTTVKIYLPRYVGAASAFEAEGASSEIPNGHLDEIVLVVEDDPIVKRMSIEALRELGYTVIHAQTPAEALQKFDAHPQIALLFSDIIMPEMTGRELAERLTALRPGLKVLFTTGYTQNAIVHNGIVDPGTAFLPKPFTLDQLARKVRAVIDGKE encoded by the coding sequence ATGCCGGCGCGCAGAGCATCCCTGATTTCATCGGTTCCTCTGCTTATTGGTTTCGTTCTCCTCTTTATCGCGGCGGTCAGCACGGCCTTCCTCGCGCACCAGCAACAGGAAATCGATACGCGAATCCGCCATACGTTTCAGGTGAATGATACGCTGGAACGTATTCAGACCCTCACCACGGACGCGGAATCGGGACAGCGCGGCTATCTGCTCACCAATCGGCTGGCCTATCTCGATCCCTATAATCTCGCGAGGCGCGCGCTTCCGCAGGAACTCGACACGCTGCAATCCGAACTGGGCGGCAGTTCGACGCCCGAACTCACGGATTTGCGCGCGGCGGCTGCGGAAAAGCTGGCGGAGCTGCAAAGCACGATCGATTTGCGTGCCGCCAACAATCCCGCCGCGGCGCTCGCCATCGTGAACAACGACAGCGGCAGGCGATTGATGGATCGCATCCACAAAACGCTCGCCGCCCTGCATTCCGCACAGGAACACCTTCTCGAAAACCGGTCGGTCGAGGCGGCGCAGCTCAACGCGAGCCGAAGCACCCTGCTGCTCGGCAGCGTCCTCCTCGTCATCGTGCTCGGGATCGGAACGCTGCTCGACAATCGCCGCCGCGTGACGGCGCTCCAGCTTGCCAACAACCGGCTGCAGGCGGAGGCCACGGTGCGCCGGGCGGCGGAAACGCAGGTCCGCCAATTGCAGAAGATGGAAGCGGTCGGCCAACTGACTGGCGGCATCGCACACGACTTCAACAATATGCTGGCGATCATCGTCGGCTCGCTCGATCTGGCGCGGCGCAGGCTCACGGCCGGCGACACCGGCGGCACCGGGAGATACATCACCAATGCCAGCGAGGGCGCGCAGCGGGCAGCGGTGCTCACCTCGAGGCTGCTGGCCTTTTCGCGCAAACAGGCGCTCGAGCCGAAGGTCTTTGACGCCAACAAGCTTGTCGGCGGCATGTCCGAACTGTTGCGCAGCACGATCGGCGAGCAAATCCAGATCGAGACGGTTCTGGCCGGCGGCCTCTGGCGCACCTTTGCCGATCCGGCGCAGGTCGAGACGGCGCTGCTCAATCTGGCGGTCAATGCGCGCGATGCGATGCCGGACGGCGGTAAGCTGACGATCGAGACCGCCAACACCTATCTCGATGAACGCTATGCCGCCGCGCATAACGAGGTTGCTGTCGGCCAATATGTGATGGTCTCGGCCACCGATACCGGCGCCGGCATGGCACCGGATGTGGTCGAGCGCGCCTTCGAGCCATTCTTCTCGACCAAGGGCTCGGGCCGGGGAACGGGACTCGGTCTCAGCCAGGTCTTCGGCTTCATCAAACAATCGAACGGCCACGTTAAAATCTATTCGGAGCCGGGCGAAGGCACCACCGTCAAGATTTACCTGCCGCGCTATGTCGGCGCGGCCTCTGCGTTCGAGGCGGAAGGCGCAAGCTCTGAAATCCCGAACGGTCATCTCGACGAGATCGTGCTGGTCGTGGAAGACGATCCCATCGTCAAACGCATGTCCATCGAAGCCCTGCGCGAGCTCGGCTACACGGTCATCCACGCGCAAACCCCGGCCGAGGCGCTGCAGAAATTCGACGCGCATCCGCAGATCGCGCTTCTCTTCAGCGATATCATCATGCCGGAGATGACCGGGCGCGAGCTTGCCGAGCGTCTGACCGCTTTGCGCCCGGGGCTGAAGGTGTTGTTCACGACCGGCTATACGCAGAATGCCATCGTCCACAACGGCATCGTCGATCCCGGCACCGCCTTCCTGCCAAAGCCGTTCACCCTCGATCAACTCGCCCGCAAGGTGCGGGCGGTGATCGACGGCAAGGAATAA
- the acs gene encoding acetate--CoA ligase, protein MSESLVYPVSGEWAHRAFIDADKYQALYKRSINDPDGFWGDEARRRLDWIKPFTKVKNTSFGPGDVHIKWFEDGVTNIALNCIDRHLDKRGDQVAIIWEGDDPSRSLKITYRQLHERVSRFANVLKAHGIEKGDTVTIYMPMIPEAAYAMLACARIGAIHSVVFGGFSPDSLAGRIKDCGSKLLITSDEGLRGGKRVPLKANVDTALEKVPFIVNKVIVVKHTGGDIHWEKGRDFWLHEEIENVSPDCPVTPVGAEDPLFILYTSGSTGTPKGVVHTTAGYLLYAAMTHQYVFDYHDGDIYWCTADVGWVTGHSYILYGPLCNGATTLMFEGVPTYPTISRFWDVVDKHKVNTFYTAPTAIRSLMGAGEEPVKKTSRASLRLLGTVGEPINPEAWEWYYKVVGDSRCPIMDTWWQTETGGHLITPLPGVTPLKPGSATKPFFGIKPEIVDGSGVVQEGPAEGILVIADSWPGQMRTVFGDHDRFIQTYFASFPGKYFSGDGARRDADGDYWITGRVDDVINVSGHRMGTAEVESALVAHERVAEAAVVGFPHDIKGQGIFAYVTLINGHEPSDKLRKDLVAWVRQEIGPIASPDIVQFAPGLPKTRSGKIMRRILRKIAENEFQALGDTSTLADPAVVEDLIRERKKL, encoded by the coding sequence ATGTCTGAGTCTCTCGTCTATCCCGTGAGCGGGGAATGGGCGCATCGCGCCTTTATCGACGCAGACAAGTATCAGGCGCTGTACAAGCGTTCGATCAATGATCCGGACGGCTTCTGGGGTGACGAGGCCCGCCGCCGCCTCGACTGGATCAAGCCTTTCACCAAGGTCAAGAACACCTCGTTCGGCCCGGGCGACGTCCATATCAAATGGTTCGAGGACGGCGTCACCAATATCGCCCTGAACTGCATCGACCGGCATCTCGACAAGCGCGGCGATCAGGTGGCGATCATCTGGGAGGGCGATGATCCCTCCCGCAGCCTCAAGATCACCTATCGCCAATTGCACGAGCGTGTCAGCCGCTTCGCCAATGTGCTGAAGGCGCATGGCATCGAGAAGGGCGACACGGTCACGATCTACATGCCGATGATCCCCGAGGCGGCCTATGCGATGCTCGCCTGCGCGCGGATCGGGGCTATTCATTCCGTCGTGTTCGGCGGATTCTCGCCCGACTCGCTCGCCGGCCGCATCAAGGATTGCGGCTCCAAGCTGCTGATCACCTCTGACGAGGGCCTGCGTGGCGGCAAGAGAGTTCCGCTCAAGGCAAATGTGGATACGGCGCTCGAAAAAGTGCCGTTCATCGTCAACAAGGTCATCGTCGTGAAGCACACCGGCGGCGACATCCATTGGGAAAAGGGCCGCGACTTCTGGCTGCACGAAGAGATCGAAAACGTCTCGCCCGATTGCCCGGTGACGCCGGTCGGCGCCGAAGATCCGCTGTTCATTCTCTATACGTCGGGCTCGACCGGCACGCCGAAGGGCGTCGTCCACACCACGGCGGGCTATCTCCTCTATGCGGCGATGACGCACCAATATGTCTTCGACTACCACGACGGCGACATCTACTGGTGCACCGCCGACGTCGGCTGGGTGACCGGCCACAGCTACATTCTCTACGGGCCGCTCTGCAATGGCGCGACGACGCTGATGTTCGAGGGCGTGCCGACCTATCCGACGATCTCGCGCTTCTGGGATGTCGTCGACAAGCACAAGGTCAACACCTTCTACACCGCGCCGACGGCGATCCGCTCGCTGATGGGCGCGGGCGAAGAGCCGGTGAAAAAGACCAGCCGCGCCTCGCTGCGGTTGCTCGGCACCGTCGGCGAGCCGATCAATCCGGAAGCCTGGGAATGGTATTACAAGGTCGTCGGCGACAGCCGCTGCCCGATCATGGATACTTGGTGGCAGACCGAGACCGGCGGCCATCTGATCACGCCCCTGCCCGGTGTGACGCCCTTGAAGCCCGGCTCCGCGACCAAGCCCTTCTTCGGCATCAAGCCTGAGATCGTCGATGGCAGCGGTGTCGTACAGGAGGGGCCGGCCGAAGGCATTCTGGTCATCGCCGATTCCTGGCCCGGCCAGATGCGCACGGTTTTCGGCGACCATGACCGCTTCATCCAGACCTATTTCGCCTCATTCCCGGGCAAATATTTCTCCGGCGACGGCGCCCGCCGCGATGCGGACGGCGATTACTGGATCACCGGCCGCGTCGATGACGTGATCAACGTTTCCGGCCACCGCATGGGCACGGCCGAGGTCGAGAGCGCTCTCGTCGCGCATGAGCGCGTCGCCGAGGCCGCAGTCGTTGGCTTCCCCCACGACATCAAGGGCCAGGGCATTTTCGCTTATGTCACTCTGATCAACGGCCACGAGCCGAGCGACAAGCTGCGCAAGGATCTCGTCGCCTGGGTGCGGCAGGAAATCGGCCCCATCGCCTCGCCCGACATCGTGCAATTCGCCCCCGGCCTTCCGAAGACCCGCTCCGGCAAGATCATGCGCCGCATCCTGCGCAAGATCGCCGAGAACGAGTTTCAGGCGCTGGGCGATACGTCGACCCTCGCCGACCCGGCCGTCGTCGAGGACCTGATCCGCGAGCGCAAGAAGCTCTGA
- the fabB gene encoding beta-ketoacyl-ACP synthase I — protein sequence MRRVVVTGMGIVSSIGNNTQEVLSSLHEARSGIVRADKYAELGFRSQVHGAPTLDPEHMIDRRALRFHGGGTAWNHVAMDQAILDAGLLAEEISNERTGIIMGSGGPSTRTIVESADTARTKGPKKIGPFAVPKAMSSTASATLATWFKIKGVNYSISSACATSNHCIGNAYEMIRYGKQDRMFAGGCEELDWTLTVLFDAMGALSSSYNDRPEVASRAYDKNRDGFVISAGGGVLVLEEFEVAKARGAKIYAEIAGYGVTSDGADMVAPSGEGAARCMKMALQDVKVPIDYINPHATSTPIGDLKEIEAIRAVFGNEDKCPPISATKSLTGHAQGATSVHEAIYSLLMMQAGFICKSAHIEELDPAFADMNILRERRDNVSLRAVLSNSFGFGGTNASLVFKHIDA from the coding sequence ATGAGACGCGTCGTCGTCACCGGAATGGGCATCGTCTCCTCGATTGGGAACAATACCCAGGAGGTGCTCTCCTCGCTGCACGAGGCCAGATCCGGCATCGTCAGGGCCGACAAATACGCCGAGCTTGGCTTCCGCAGCCAGGTGCATGGCGCGCCGACGCTCGACCCGGAGCATATGATCGACCGCCGGGCGCTGCGCTTCCACGGCGGCGGCACCGCCTGGAACCATGTCGCGATGGATCAGGCGATTCTCGATGCCGGACTTTTGGCCGAGGAAATCTCCAACGAGCGGACCGGGATCATCATGGGGTCCGGCGGCCCTTCGACCCGCACCATCGTCGAATCCGCCGACACCGCCCGCACCAAGGGTCCGAAGAAGATCGGCCCCTTCGCGGTGCCGAAGGCCATGTCCTCGACCGCCTCGGCGACGCTCGCCACATGGTTCAAGATCAAGGGCGTCAATTATTCGATCTCCTCGGCCTGCGCGACCTCGAATCATTGCATCGGCAATGCCTACGAGATGATCCGCTACGGCAAGCAGGACCGGATGTTCGCCGGCGGCTGCGAGGAACTGGACTGGACGCTGACCGTCCTCTTCGACGCGATGGGCGCACTCTCGTCTTCATATAATGACCGGCCGGAGGTCGCCTCCCGCGCCTACGACAAGAACCGCGACGGTTTCGTCATTTCCGCCGGCGGCGGCGTGCTGGTGCTCGAGGAATTCGAAGTTGCCAAGGCGCGCGGCGCGAAAATCTATGCCGAGATCGCCGGCTATGGCGTGACCTCCGACGGCGCCGACATGGTCGCCCCCTCGGGCGAGGGCGCGGCGCGCTGCATGAAGATGGCCTTGCAGGACGTCAAAGTGCCGATCGACTATATCAACCCCCATGCGACTTCGACGCCGATCGGCGACTTGAAGGAGATCGAGGCGATCCGCGCCGTCTTCGGCAACGAGGACAAGTGCCCGCCGATCTCGGCCACCAAGTCGCTGACCGGCCACGCCCAGGGCGCGACGAGCGTGCATGAGGCGATCTATTCGCTGCTGATGATGCAGGCCGGCTTCATCTGCAAGAGCGCCCATATCGAGGAACTCGACCCCGCCTTCGCCGACATGAACATCCTGCGCGAGCGCCGCGACAATGTGAGCCTGCGCGCCGTGCTCTCCAATTCCTTCGGCTTCGGCGGCACCAACGCCTCGCTCGTTTTCAAGCACATCGATGCCTGA
- a CDS encoding lytic murein transglycosylase, translating into MMRFSPAPALAAAFFLALTVTQPVRADFHSCVAGLATEAEAHGVPAQVAEAATANLTFNPDVLQAERSQPEFTTPIWDYIAALVDDERVADGRAAIAKWGHWLNVAEQRYGVSGSVVAAIWGVESNFGQNFGNKPVLQSLASLVCSNSIRPSYYHREFLAAMQIVGEGNANPANFNGSWAGAFGNTQFMPSTFLRLAVDLDGDGRRDVINSVPDALGSTANYLHRSGWIPGLPWGFEVKVPPGYPARDSWRASKQPLAAWAGRGFTHINGAPLSGEGAYGLLLPAGPRGPAFLVSRNFNAIFSYNAAESYALAIALLSDRLRGHGPIVTPWPTDDPGLSRAGRREVQRLLIQHGYDIGGKIDAVLGHKTQEAISDFQRRSGLKPTGRASQSVLTALRSH; encoded by the coding sequence ATGATGCGATTCTCTCCCGCCCCGGCGCTCGCCGCCGCATTTTTCCTCGCGCTTACCGTGACCCAGCCGGTCCGCGCCGATTTCCACTCCTGCGTCGCCGGCCTTGCTACTGAGGCAGAGGCGCACGGGGTTCCGGCGCAAGTGGCCGAGGCCGCGACGGCCAACCTGACCTTCAATCCGGACGTGCTTCAGGCTGAGCGCTCGCAGCCGGAATTCACCACGCCGATCTGGGACTATATCGCCGCTCTCGTCGATGACGAGCGTGTCGCCGACGGGCGCGCCGCCATCGCCAAATGGGGACATTGGCTCAACGTGGCCGAACAGCGCTATGGCGTCAGCGGCTCGGTGGTCGCGGCGATCTGGGGCGTCGAATCGAATTTCGGCCAGAATTTCGGCAACAAGCCGGTGCTGCAATCGCTGGCGAGCCTCGTCTGCTCCAACTCGATCCGGCCAAGCTATTACCATCGCGAATTCCTCGCCGCGATGCAGATCGTCGGCGAGGGCAACGCCAACCCGGCCAATTTCAATGGCTCCTGGGCGGGTGCGTTCGGCAATACCCAATTCATGCCCTCGACCTTTTTGCGGCTCGCCGTCGATCTCGACGGCGACGGACGGCGCGACGTCATCAATTCGGTGCCGGACGCGCTGGGCTCGACCGCGAATTATCTGCACCGCAGCGGCTGGATCCCGGGCCTGCCCTGGGGCTTCGAGGTGAAAGTGCCGCCGGGCTATCCGGCCCGCGATAGCTGGCGCGCCAGCAAGCAGCCGCTTGCGGCCTGGGCGGGGCGCGGTTTTACCCACATCAATGGCGCGCCGCTGTCCGGCGAGGGCGCTTATGGCCTGCTGTTGCCTGCCGGGCCACGCGGGCCGGCCTTTCTCGTGAGCCGCAATTTCAATGCGATCTTTTCTTACAACGCCGCTGAGTCCTACGCGCTGGCGATCGCGCTTCTGTCGGACCGGCTGCGCGGACACGGGCCGATCGTCACCCCCTGGCCGACGGACGATCCCGGCCTGTCACGCGCCGGCCGCCGCGAAGTCCAGCGGCTCTTGATCCAGCATGGCTATGACATCGGCGGCAAGATCGACGCGGTGCTGGGACATAAGACGCAAGAAGCGATCTCCGATTTTCAGCGCCGCTCCGGATTGAAGCCGACGGGCCGCGCCAGCCAATCGGTGCTCACGGCGCTCCGCAGCCATTGA